From Paenarthrobacter sp. A20:
GACTTGAGGGAGGCTGCCGCAAAGACGGTCACTGTTCCGCTCAACTGGGACGTGCTGCCGGTGCTCGATGGTGTTGCGGCGGGTGCCGTGGTGCCGCAGGCCGCGAGCGCGCTGGCCAACCCGACCGCAACCGATATGGCCAGAATGCTCTTCTTCAGGTGGAGGGTCCTCATATGATGCTCTTTCCCTGCGGAGTTTCGATAATGACGGTGGTGGCCTTAACCACGGCGGTGGCGACTGAACCGAGTTCCAGCCCGAGTTCCCGGACGGCTTCGCTGCTCATGAGGGACACCACCCGGAACGGACCACACTGCAGCTCTACTTGGGCCATGACCTTGTCCGCGGTGATTCCTGTGACCAGGCCGACGAAACGGTTCCGCGCCGAACTTCCCGACCGCGAGGGGTCGTCAGGGAGGTGGGACTGGTCGCGGGCAAGCGTGGCGAGTTCCAATCCGTCCACGGCGAGGCGTCCAGCTGGGTCCTTCTGGGCGGTCAGCGTTCCGTTTTCCGTCCAACGCCTCACGGTGTCGTCGCTGACACCTAGGAAGCGGGCGGCTTCGGAAATTCGTATTTGCGGCATGGAATGAGTGTAGTTCCGTGTTTGCGGTTCTGATGCCTTGTTTGTTCCGCATACGAAATATGACTTGATGCCCGGATTCAAGTTATTGCGCCCCGTCGCACCGGTCAGCATGGGTGCGTCAGGCGCGAACGGCGCGGCCGCCGTCGTACTTCTTTGCGCTACCCATGGTTCACAGGGACCCGCCGCCGTACCCTGTTCTGGGGGAGAGTTTCACATTCAAAGGAACGTCCCATGGAATGGATTCGTCCGGACAACCCGGACTATGACGAAGCCCGTAAACTCTTCAATGCGATGATCGACCGCAAGCCTGCCGTCATTGCAAAATGTTCCGGTCCCGGCGAGGTTGCCGAGGCCCTCAGCTACGCGCGGAACCACAATTTGGACGTAGCGGTGCGATCAGGCGGACACTCGGTGGCCGGTATGTCCACCAACGACAACGGGTTGGTCATTGACGTCCGCCCCATGAAATCGATCAGCGTCAACCCAGAAGCGAAGACCGCCACCGCCGGCGCCGGACTCACGTGGGGCGAATTCGACCGCGCAACGCAACAGTACGGCCTGGCCGTCACCGGCGGCCGCGCGTCCACCACCGGACTCTCCGGATTCACGTTGGGCGGCGGCTCGGGATGGCTGGAGCGTTCGTACGGTTTCGCGTGCGACAACCTGCTCGCCGTGGACCTGGTCACCGCCTCCGGCGATCGTGTGACCGCAAGCGCCGGAGAAAACCCGGAGCTGTTTTGGGCACTCCATGGCGGCGGCGGGAACTTCGGAGTGGCCACGTCCTTGACCTTCAAACTGCACGATCTTGGGCCCACCGTCATGGCCGGCCTGATGCTGTTTCCCGGTGAGGATGCCACGGATTTGTCCCGGGCCTACCGACAGCTTGCCCTTGACGCGCCCGACGCCGTCGGAACAGCGCTCGTGTACCTCACCGCACCCCCGGAAGAGTTCGTCCCGGAAAACATGGTGGGCAAGCTCGCCGTCGGCATGGCCTATCTTTACGCCGGGGATATGGAGGCCGGTGAAGAGCACGCGAAGCCGTTCCGCGATCTTGGCCCCGCTGTGGACCTGGTCTCTCCCATGGGCTACGCGGACTTCCAGTGCATGATCGATGACCCTCCGGACCTCTACAACTACTGGAGCGCCGACTACCACAACGAGCTCAGCGATGATGCGCTCGATCTCCTGGTTGATTCGGCGCAGCGGCTCCCTGGTCCCCATTCGCAGCAACTGGTGGCCCGTTGGGGCGGGGCTGTTTCCGGGCCTGCCGCGGCTGAGACGCCCTTGCAGCACCGCGGAGCGGCATGGGTCAGCCATCCCTTCGGTTTATCCGAGACACGGGAGGGCGGCCAGGACGCCAAAGCATGGGTCAAGCAGTTCCGGCAGGACATCGCCCCGCACACCACAGGCGGAGTGTGG
This genomic window contains:
- a CDS encoding FAD-binding oxidoreductase; protein product: MEWIRPDNPDYDEARKLFNAMIDRKPAVIAKCSGPGEVAEALSYARNHNLDVAVRSGGHSVAGMSTNDNGLVIDVRPMKSISVNPEAKTATAGAGLTWGEFDRATQQYGLAVTGGRASTTGLSGFTLGGGSGWLERSYGFACDNLLAVDLVTASGDRVTASAGENPELFWALHGGGGNFGVATSLTFKLHDLGPTVMAGLMLFPGEDATDLSRAYRQLALDAPDAVGTALVYLTAPPEEFVPENMVGKLAVGMAYLYAGDMEAGEEHAKPFRDLGPAVDLVSPMGYADFQCMIDDPPDLYNYWSADYHNELSDDALDLLVDSAQRLPGPHSQQLVARWGGAVSGPAAAETPLQHRGAAWVSHPFGLSETREGGQDAKAWVKQFRQDIAPHTTGGVWLNFIGDEGQDRIMAAYGEQNYRRLSLVKREFDPDNVFRGNQNILPAER
- a CDS encoding molybdopterin-binding protein, with amino-acid sequence MPQIRISEAARFLGVSDDTVRRWTENGTLTAQKDPAGRLAVDGLELATLARDQSHLPDDPSRSGSSARNRFVGLVTGITADKVMAQVELQCGPFRVVSLMSSEAVRELGLELGSVATAVVKATTVIIETPQGKSII